Genomic DNA from Penaeus monodon isolate SGIC_2016 chromosome 40, NSTDA_Pmon_1, whole genome shotgun sequence:
attgtcatgttttttttcttcttcttttgtcaatGCATATGAGTCTGACAAAGAGCAGTATGGAATTCCAGGAATCAGCCAataatacaagattttttttactcatttggtGAGAGGTTTTATATCCATAAAAATGTAGTATGAAAGTTTTGTAACAGTAGTAGTCCAGTTTCATTAAATAGTTGGTCATTTGTAGCACTGTTTTGGATGAATCCAAATTATCAGTAAGAATCTCATCTATACAAATACtatttgataaaatgaaaatagcaatggttattcatatattttcatatttgcagGATTTACCCTGTTGCTGTGATTCCACGAGAGTCTGTCAGACATTTCCTTTGAAACCAGATTTCTAGATTTGATTGAACTGGTatgttttggattttattttccttctgaaTTAGTAGTGATCTGGTATTGTACTAATGAAACTAATTggaaatttatatttgtgtgtgtgttaatgtttatatatatatatatatatatattatatatatatatatataatatatatatatatatatatatagatgtatatagatatatatttatatatatatatacacacacacacatatatatatataacatatatatatgtatatatatgtatataatatatatatatatatatatatatatatatatatatatatatacatatacatatacatatacatatacatatattcatacatacatacatacatacatacatacacacacacacacacacacacacacacacacacacacacacacacacacacacacacacacacacacacacacacacacacactcacacacacacacacacacacacacacacacacacacacacacacaacacacacacacacacacacacacacacacatatatttatttatttatttattcatttatttgtgtgtgtgtgtgttttcatatatatatatattatatatatatatatatatatatatataaatatatatattatatataaatatatatatatatatataaatatatatatatacatatatatacatacacacacacaccccacacacacacacacacacacacacacaccacacacacacacacacacacacacacacacacacacacacacacacacacacacacacacacacacacacacacacacacaacacacacacacacacacacacacacacacacacacacacacacacatccatatatgtatatatataaattaatacagaCACAGTAACTTTTAGACAGAATGAAAGTAAAACAGCCACAACAAGAAATGAGGTTGTATTGTGACATTTCAAACTCACATAGAATTCCTCATCAGAAAAGTAAATAACCATATTGGTTATTTGTtcatctgatgaggaactcttgatGGGTTCAAAATGTTCATAAttcaatttcattcatttttgtgGATGTTAACTTgtcatataaatttgtatatgtatatatatagatatagatgtagatatatttaaacacatttatatagttgtagatatatttatacacatatcaaAACATGCTTAACTAGTGAACATGGAACATTCAACTCAGATACCTGTTGTGAAGTTCAGTTTGACCATGATTATGTTACCATCATGTTGCTTTTTCCAGGATTTGAACACAATCTGCTCACATAGAAAGCAGTTTGCACATGACAGTAGTTCAAGAATTCAAGTTCTTCTCAGGTAAATGTCAGAggtaaatcaaaattttatttgtattcagcTTTTGTGATTTTCTGCATTAAAATTAGTCTGTAAGGTTGGTACATTTTCATATTGGTGataagagtattattattattattattattattattattattattatatatatatatatatatatatatatatatatatatatatatatatttttttttttttttttttttttttttttttcatcattgttatcattattatcattattattattattttagtgtgtaGGGCCTTGGAGTAGTAAAAGGTGTCTGAAATCAAAGCATATGACAAAATAGACAAATTTTGACTTTGTATTTCTTATGTTTAGGTATATTCATGGTATTTCCTTAGTAGTATTGAgggaatattttgaaaaaatattaattgcaaAGAAAGCtgacacatcatatatatatatatatatatatatatatatatatatatatatatatatatatatatatatatgtatgtgcatatatatatgtatatctatatctatatctctttctctctctctctcccgctctctctttttctctctctctctctctctctctctctcttttctctctctctctctctctctttctctctctctctcgtctctctcctctctctctctctctctctctctccctctctatatatatatatatatatatatattatatatataatatatatatatatattgtggcttTAACCCAAATCCCAATAGGaatggcatatatgtacataccatgcccactgtgagtttactttatcaattgtttttaccatagatggctacacttgtacaaaGCCactaatgagccaattacaagtactacctgtctcgcctctttacccttttccttgatttttgaaaatattttacattatcttattttgctgttaccaatgtctataacattatactaattataatttctataataaaaataacaccatcgatagtcatagcattagtaaaaaaagcTTTCCCACCAATGCGAGCAAAGGTGGAAAGAACCGTTTTGGAGTAGCCATCTAgttgcagagacatttcacaaagtaatgaaaaatgagcacagcattttcctggcggcattgggttaatattatcaataaactGCACATTTGGgtcttctatatacatatatgtgtgcgtgtgtgcgtgcatgcctgcgtgtgtgtgtgtgtgtgtgtgtgtgtgtgtgtgtgtgtgtgtgtgtgtgtgtgtgtgtgtgtagatatatatatatatacatatatatatatatatatatatatgtctgtatatatatatatatatatatatatatatatatatatatatatatatatatatatatatatatatgcgtgcacacacacacacacacacacacaccacacacaccacacacacacacacacacacacacacacacacacacacacacatatatatatatatatatatatatatatatatatatatatatatatatatatatatatatatatatatatatatatatatatatgtatatatataaatataatatatatatgtatatatatataattactatataatatatatatatataatatatatatatatatatatatatatatatatatatatatatatatgtatatatatatatatatatatatatatatatatattaatggattgaaagatatgaatatagatgtagatatgtatgtatattttgtatgtatgtgcatctatgtatattgatatttggAAGTATCtcttgataccagcctttaattTTTCTATAGAATTGGCTTCATCTGATCCTAAAGTATCAAAGGTGGCCCCTCATCTTATGATTGGGACAAAGaaactctatttcttttctttcctgcttGTTCATATGATTATTGTCTTGTCTTATTCTCTTGCAGCAATTATTGGGAATTTTGTATGAGTGACAGCAACTGCTACCATGGATGACTCAGGCTTAGACTTGAAAGTGTATGACAGCAAAATCGAATTTGTTGCTGTGAAGGAAGAACATATGGAAGATATTGTTGAGGAGGATTTCcaggaagtaaaagaagaaattattGAGGATGTAGAGGAAGAGAATgctgtatatataaagacagaagaTGAAGTCAATGCAGATTATGAATGCCCAATGTCTGAAGATGGCAAAACTTTTGGCAAAGAAGCAGATAAGAATGACTCAGATTTGTTGATGTGTGAAGACATAGATCCACTATCATCAGTGGCAGTTGTGAATGAAGATTGTAGGAACATGTGCTCATCAGATAGTGATCAGGCAACAGGCAGAGAAGGCAATGAGAAGGTGGCATGTAGAAAAGaggaagcaaaaaagaaacaattcCCATGTGAAGTATGTGGTAAGAAATTTGACTATAAGAGTATGTTTATACGTCACATAACAGTACATACGAGAGAAAAGTCTTTTATTTGTGAGATATGCAGTAAGTCATTTGCAAGAAAATCTAATCTAGTgaagcacatgagagtacataaaaatgtaaaaccTTTCAGTTGTGAGGTTTGTAGTGAGTCATTTGCATGGAAACGTGATCTGAGGAGTCACATGGggatacatacaaaagagaagccatttaCTTGTAAAGTGTGTAATAAGTCATTTGCTTGGAAACGAGATCTGGtgaaacacacaagaaaacacacaaaagagaagcatTTTCAATGTGAGATATGTACTAAAGCCTTCTTTGATGAATGGAATCTAGTGaagcatatgagagtacatacaaaagagaagccatatgtTTGTGAAGTCTGTAGCAAGGCATTTTCTGAGAAAAGTAATCTAGTGCGGCACATAAGGGTACATACAAGAGAAAAGGATCATACATGTGAAGTGTGTAAAAAagcattttctgaaaaaaatgcaCTTATgttgcatataaaaatacatacaggaGAGAAGCCATTCAACTGTGAGATATGCAGTAGGGCATTTGCTGTGAAAGCTTATTTATTGAAGCATATTAGAGTGCACAGTaaccagaaggaaaagaaagaagagaagaaaggaaaggagaggcacTCTCAAACCTTGTAAAGAGGTAGGGTGGGAAGATCAATCTATTGTTGACTAATATATGTGATTCTGTCAAGTGTAGTATGTCCATTTTCAAGAAGGTGGAAACTAGCAGCTAACCCTGGCCTGTGAAGTACTCCAGTGCcctctcttattttattctaattaactgacacattatttttgttttacttttgttttaaggTTTTCCTTTCATAAGACTGAACAGAGTATAGAGGTTGGATGTGCCCTCGTTATATTTCTTTAGATACATTTAGAATGTTCATGTGAGTATCCTGATATTTGTATCTTTATACTAGCAACTTAACAACCTTGGAATGTACTTTTGGTAAGGTTGTTCTGtgttatataatttgatatagtatatatatgtatacttataaatgtataggtatatgtatatgaatatgtttatatgtatgcatgtgtatataaataatgaatgtgtatgtgtgtgtatatacatatatgtatatacacagacatacatatatattatggtatatatacaattatatatatacatatataaatatatatgtatgtatgtatatatatatatatatatatatatatatatata
This window encodes:
- the LOC119597762 gene encoding gastrula zinc finger protein XlCGF8.2DB-like; the encoded protein is MDDSGLDLKVYDSKIEFVAVKEEHMEDIVEEDFQEVKEEIIEDVEEENAVYIKTEDEVNADYECPMSEDGKTFGKEADKNDSDLLMCEDIDPLSSVAVVNEDCRNMCSSDSDQATGREGNEKVACRKEEAKKKQFPCEVCGKKFDYKSMFIRHITVHTREKSFICEICSKSFARKSNLVKHMRVHKNVKPFSCEVCSESFAWKRDLRSHMGIHTKEKPFTCKVCNKSFAWKRDLVKHTRKHTKEKHFQCEICTKAFFDEWNLVKHMRVHTKEKPYVCEVCSKAFSEKSNLVRHIRVHTREKDHTCEVCKKAFSEKNALMLHIKIHTGEKPFNCEICSRAFAVKAYLLKHIRVHSNQKEKKEEKKGKERHSQTL